From Blattabacterium cuenoti, a single genomic window includes:
- the rodA gene encoding rod shape-determining protein RodA: MIKRNKILLRNIDWIVVVIYIIMIFFGCMNLYSVSPEKAEKQLIWILLSFIFIFFIFLFKPIHYKHITPFFFLFTLFLLIGIFFFGKNINGSKSWYVLGPISFQPSELAKISTSLMIAHVMCQENIKNNNKTLLYIFIILVLPSFLIFLQPDPGSSIVFFSFFLTLYREGLSIYFILYFLFYIFLFVVSLNLSSGMVILLLFIIFIFFLIFKKHISLIDLCFYTFLLINFSVFSIVSPLFFQKFLKKHHKDRINILFQNEFDRKYRDNVGYNLLYSKTAIGSGKFFGKGYQKGIITKGKFVPEQHTDYIFCTVGEEWGFMGSMILIIFYLLFISRIYFLSERQKDIFGRIFGYSVGNILLIHIMINLGMVMGLFPTIGIVLPFFSYGGSSLWSFTVLLFLFLRIDASNQTSLI, translated from the coding sequence TTGATCAAAAGAAATAAAATATTATTAAGAAACATAGATTGGATAGTTGTCGTTATTTATATTATTATGATTTTTTTTGGATGCATGAATTTATATTCTGTATCTCCCGAAAAAGCAGAAAAACAATTAATATGGATATTATTAAGTTTTATTTTTATATTTTTTATTTTTTTGTTTAAACCTATTCATTATAAACATATAACTCCATTTTTCTTTTTATTTACATTATTTCTTTTAATTGGCATATTTTTTTTCGGAAAAAATATTAATGGATCAAAATCTTGGTATGTTTTGGGTCCTATTAGTTTTCAACCATCTGAATTAGCTAAAATATCAACATCATTGATGATAGCACATGTTATGTGTCAGGAAAATATAAAAAATAATAATAAAACATTATTATATATATTTATTATATTAGTATTACCTTCCTTTTTAATATTTTTACAACCCGATCCTGGTTCTTCCATTGTTTTTTTTTCTTTTTTTCTTACTTTATATCGAGAAGGGTTGTCTATTTATTTTATACTTTATTTTTTGTTTTATATTTTTTTATTTGTAGTTTCATTAAATTTATCATCTGGGATGGTAATTTTACTTCTATTTATTATTTTTATATTTTTTTTGATATTTAAGAAACATATATCACTTATTGATTTATGTTTTTATACATTTTTGTTGATTAATTTTTCAGTTTTTTCTATTGTATCTCCACTTTTTTTTCAAAAATTTTTGAAAAAACATCATAAAGATAGAATCAATATATTATTTCAAAATGAATTTGATAGAAAATATAGAGATAATGTAGGGTATAATTTATTATATTCTAAAACCGCTATTGGTTCTGGAAAATTTTTTGGAAAAGGATATCAAAAAGGAATTATTACAAAAGGAAAATTTGTACCAGAACAACATACAGATTATATTTTTTGCACAGTAGGAGAAGAATGGGGTTTTATGGGAAGCATGATTTTAATTATATTTTATTTATTATTTATTAGTCGTATTTATTTTTTGTCTGAAAGACAAAAAGATATTTTTGGAAGAATTTTTGGATATTCAGTTGGAAATATTCTTTTGATTCATATTATGATTAATTTAGGAATGGTTATGGGGCTTTTTCCCACAATAGGAATTGTTTTACCTTTTTTTAGTTATGGAGGATCATCTCTATGGTCTTTTACTGTTTTATTATTTTTATTTTTAAGAATAGACGCTTCAAATCAAACTAGTTTGATTTGA
- a CDS encoding NAD(P)H-hydrate dehydratase translates to MKILSLNQIRKADQYCMDYESISSTQLMERAAKGCFDWIIHHHQYFKLKKIPFIVLAGNGNNGGDGLFLSKMLHLYGASVFVYEMNISNHFSNDFLIQKNKILEHKINLKTIHEGDQFPFFNQDSYLIDAIFGIGFNREMNPYWKSFFDYINETKFKAIISIDIPSGLFLEKKHENFEGIIKATHTLSFQAPKLCFLLPNYADYVGKWYLINIGWNNDFLNKIKTQNYYIDHQLVLSIYKKKKRRKFSHKGDYGHGTIIGGRFGMIGSVALASSASFRTGIGKLSVYIPSCGYQIIQSVLPEAIVHTDVKDNWISNIVISHNNINAIGIGVGMGVHPQTVYAVESFFLNLLKINKKIPIVIDADAINILSSQSKLLELLPKEAIITPHPKEFQRLFGSWKNDYEKLLILKKMSIKYKIFIVLKGAHSVISTPNGDQYFNSTGNTGMATAGSGDVLTGIIMSLLSQGYSSKESCIMGVYLHGLAGDIASKKLSKEAIIANDIIKNIGEAYLKIKV, encoded by the coding sequence ATGAAAATTCTTTCTTTAAATCAAATTAGAAAAGCAGATCAATATTGTATGGATTATGAATCAATTTCTTCTACTCAATTAATGGAAAGAGCAGCTAAAGGTTGTTTTGATTGGATTATTCATCATCATCAATATTTCAAATTAAAAAAAATTCCATTTATAGTATTGGCAGGAAATGGAAATAATGGAGGAGATGGACTTTTTTTATCTAAGATGTTGCATTTATATGGAGCTTCCGTTTTTGTATATGAAATGAATATTTCAAATCATTTTTCAAACGATTTTTTAATCCAAAAAAATAAAATATTAGAACATAAAATAAATTTGAAAACAATTCATGAAGGAGATCAATTTCCTTTTTTTAATCAGGATAGTTATTTGATTGATGCTATTTTTGGAATAGGATTTAATCGCGAAATGAATCCATATTGGAAATCTTTTTTTGATTACATAAACGAAACAAAATTTAAAGCAATTATATCTATAGATATTCCATCTGGACTATTCTTAGAAAAAAAACATGAAAATTTTGAAGGAATAATTAAAGCGACTCACACTTTAAGTTTTCAAGCTCCAAAATTATGTTTTTTATTACCAAATTATGCAGATTATGTTGGGAAATGGTATTTGATAAATATTGGATGGAATAATGATTTTTTGAATAAAATAAAAACTCAAAATTATTATATAGATCATCAATTAGTTTTAAGTATATATAAAAAAAAAAAAAGAAGGAAATTTTCACATAAAGGAGATTATGGGCATGGAACTATTATAGGAGGACGTTTTGGGATGATAGGATCTGTAGCACTGGCGTCAAGTGCTAGTTTTCGTACTGGAATCGGAAAATTAAGTGTATATATTCCTTCCTGTGGGTATCAAATAATACAATCTGTACTTCCAGAAGCTATTGTACATACAGACGTCAAAGACAATTGGATCAGTAATATTGTTATTTCTCATAATAATATAAATGCAATAGGAATAGGAGTGGGAATGGGAGTTCATCCTCAAACGGTATATGCTGTAGAATCTTTTTTTTTAAATTTATTAAAAATAAATAAAAAAATACCTATAGTCATTGATGCTGACGCTATAAATATATTATCATCTCAATCAAAACTTTTGGAGCTTCTTCCAAAAGAAGCTATTATTACTCCACATCCAAAAGAATTTCAAAGATTATTTGGTTCATGGAAAAACGACTATGAAAAATTATTGATTCTAAAAAAAATGTCTATAAAATATAAAATTTTTATTGTATTAAAAGGAGCACACTCCGTGATTTCAACCCCTAATGGGGATCAATATTTTAATAGTACAGGAAATACAGGAATGGCGACAGCAGGTAGTGGAGATGTTCTGACGGGAATCATAATGAGTTTATTGTCTCAAGGTTATTCATCAAAGGAATCATGTATTATGGGTGTTTATTTACATGGATTAGCAGGAGATATTGCTTCAAAAAAATTAAGTAAAGAAGCTATCATAGCCAATGATATTATTAAAAATATAGGAGAAGCTTATCTAAAAATTAAGGTTTAA
- the lnt gene encoding apolipoprotein N-acyltransferase, whose translation MITQKIEFFIYSVLSGILLGLGWPTDGFPIYLFIAFIPLLYIENYLNHSLFCILLFSFITFLTWNAISTYWLSYAKRTNGTFAIEAYLIPVLFNSFFMSIIFSFYSWIKRYIKNKKIGYVFLVCLWISFEKMHLEWELSWPWLNLGNGFSNRTEWIQWYEYTGILGGSIWIWIVNIGLTESIIKYKNDKNILFFYKGIFFNTGIIFFMILISYFIYIKYEYKKNQYKRTANVLILQPNIDPYNQKYSISTNELISKLKKLINRKISKESMIIIAPETMFPEKIPIKNINQNKIISTFKNYLINKSPNTVFITGVELFTLYHKNKSKTSFPIISKDRKNIQWIDIFNSIIQIGTHNNIEFHHKSKLVPAVETFPYKKIFSPILGNILLNFGGTVMELGKENYPSVFQHPYLKIKIAPIICYESVFGEYVSNFFRKKNVELMVIITNDGWWDRSQGHKQHMYYARIRAIENRKYIARSANTGISCLIDEKGEIKSYIPYGKEGVLLDKIYLNHKKTFYIKNGDLISKVCLLTTVIILLYTVVINSSINYSIK comes from the coding sequence ATCATTACACAAAAAATTGAATTTTTTATATACAGTGTATTATCAGGTATTCTTTTAGGATTAGGATGGCCTACTGATGGATTTCCCATATATTTATTTATTGCTTTTATTCCTTTATTATATATAGAAAATTATCTGAATCATTCTTTATTTTGTATTTTATTATTTTCTTTTATTACGTTTTTAACATGGAATGCTATTTCTACATATTGGTTGTCTTACGCAAAAAGAACGAATGGAACTTTTGCTATAGAAGCTTATTTAATTCCTGTATTATTTAATTCTTTTTTTATGTCAATTATTTTTTCTTTTTATTCATGGATAAAAAGATATATAAAAAATAAAAAAATAGGATATGTATTTTTAGTTTGTTTATGGATTTCATTTGAAAAGATGCATTTAGAATGGGAATTAAGTTGGCCTTGGCTTAATTTAGGAAATGGGTTTTCTAATAGAACGGAATGGATTCAATGGTATGAATATACAGGAATTTTAGGAGGATCTATATGGATATGGATAGTCAACATTGGACTGACAGAATCGATTATTAAGTATAAAAACGATAAAAATATTTTATTTTTTTATAAGGGAATATTTTTTAATACGGGAATAATTTTTTTTATGATTTTGATTTCATATTTTATATATATAAAATATGAATATAAAAAAAATCAATATAAACGTACTGCAAATGTATTAATTTTACAGCCTAATATAGACCCATATAATCAAAAATATTCTATTTCAACAAATGAATTAATTTCAAAATTAAAAAAATTAATAAATCGAAAAATATCTAAAGAATCAATGATTATCATTGCTCCTGAAACTATGTTTCCAGAAAAAATACCAATCAAAAATATAAATCAAAATAAAATCATTTCTACATTTAAAAATTATTTAATAAATAAGTCTCCAAATACAGTATTTATAACAGGAGTAGAATTATTTACTTTATACCATAAAAATAAGAGTAAAACTTCCTTTCCTATTATTTCAAAAGATAGAAAAAATATACAATGGATAGATATTTTTAATTCAATAATTCAGATCGGTACTCATAATAATATTGAATTTCATCATAAATCTAAACTTGTTCCAGCTGTAGAAACTTTTCCTTATAAAAAAATTTTTTCACCCATATTAGGAAATATATTACTTAATTTTGGAGGAACAGTGATGGAACTTGGAAAAGAAAATTATCCTTCTGTTTTTCAACATCCTTATTTAAAAATAAAAATTGCCCCTATCATTTGTTATGAATCTGTTTTTGGAGAATATGTTTCTAATTTTTTTAGAAAAAAAAATGTAGAATTAATGGTTATCATTACTAATGATGGATGGTGGGATCGATCACAAGGACATAAACAACACATGTATTATGCTCGTATTAGAGCAATTGAAAACAGAAAATACATAGCTAGATCTGCAAATACAGGAATTTCCTGTTTGATTGATGAAAAAGGAGAAATCAAATCATATATTCCTTATGGGAAAGAAGGAGTTTTATTAGATAAAATATATCTCAACCACAAAAAAACTTTTTATATTAAAAATGGAGATTTGATTTCCAAAGTTTGTTTGTTAACAACAGTCATAATTTTATTATATACTGTAGTCATTAACTCTAGTATTAATTATAGTATTAAATGA